From the Streptomyces nigrescens genome, one window contains:
- a CDS encoding endo-alpha-N-acetylgalactosaminidase family protein: MNEQTGAPTGPSRRKVVAATAPAGVAGTLPLAPRTATAAPRAAEAVLRSDALEVRVDTAFPRIVSYTDRGTGAVLHGQDTPVNRLLIDGTAHTPRVTHRTRAGRATYTLGLDGGAGITVEIAVHGRQITWRVTGITDTPALRIGTLEIPGLALIGVRSDQPGATLLAARIELDKAKSGDTLIEVTDDTPAEATPTGCAYAVVATGHLAAGIETNTSYDRPAGATTWENGRLWRQTTQGDGFVRAQLGCGQWTHRAAGQPSPTPDSASAGGAPNATDPLPYATVIVTRDRNGDGTADWQDAAIALRDIMVMPLGADAQHLRVVPHIPFNFASQATNPFLATLDNVKRIALATDGLRQFTLLKGYQSEGHDSAHPDYGGNYNERAGGLTDLNTLLRAGKKWHSDFAVHVNATESYPVAHAFSERLVNKDDKQWDWLDQSYRIDARRDLVSGDIARRFAQLRKETDPALNTLYIDVFRESGWNSDRLQRHLRDQGWQVTTEWGHGLERSALWSHWATETDYGPDTSRGINSRLIRFLRNHHKDVFADKWPTLLGNPRMGNFEGWVGKTDWHTFHTLIWTDALPAKYLQAYPIRTWGAHEITFEGPTRTSVSDAEGARKITTDGRLVYDDGTYLLPWEPRRATDPDRLYHYNPRGGTTTWSLPRGWRGSAAVYAYRLTDQGRTQETRVPVSGGRITLTARPGVAYVVHRTKAPAQGDPHWGEGTPLTDPGFHSGTLDGRQVTGPASVRLSKLGDYELVIGAGAAATVAQKLARLAPGSYAASVQVEVGATAGERRRAGLEIRTADGLTATNWTDTSTAGNYVAADRKSGTRFQRLFTHFTVPEGGGPVTLTLTAAAGRARVRFDNLRVVPARPTTRKGALAYEDFEHVPQGWGVFVKGDAGGSTDPRTHIAQRHAPFTQRGWNGKAVDDVLDGGQSLKSRGENTGLVYRTVPHTVRFTPGRRYRVTFRYANEKAAQYAWITAVDEPAPRELTRTPLPVATRPATHTYEFTAPDAGEAWVGLRKTGDDGTAEFVLDTFEVREV, encoded by the coding sequence GTGAACGAACAGACAGGTGCCCCGACCGGGCCCAGCCGCCGGAAGGTCGTCGCCGCCACCGCGCCCGCCGGGGTCGCCGGCACCCTCCCGCTCGCCCCGCGGACCGCCACGGCCGCACCCCGCGCGGCGGAGGCGGTGCTGCGGTCCGACGCGCTGGAGGTCCGCGTCGACACCGCCTTCCCGCGCATCGTCTCCTACACCGACCGCGGCACCGGCGCCGTCCTCCACGGCCAGGACACCCCCGTCAACCGGCTCCTCATCGACGGCACCGCCCACACCCCACGGGTCACCCACCGCACCCGCGCCGGCCGCGCCACCTACACCCTCGGCCTCGACGGCGGCGCCGGCATCACCGTCGAGATCGCCGTCCACGGCCGGCAGATCACCTGGCGGGTCACCGGCATCACCGACACCCCGGCACTGCGCATCGGCACCCTGGAGATCCCCGGCCTCGCGCTGATCGGCGTCCGCAGCGACCAGCCCGGCGCCACCCTGCTGGCCGCCCGCATCGAACTCGACAAGGCCAAGAGCGGCGACACCCTCATAGAGGTCACCGACGACACCCCCGCCGAGGCCACCCCCACCGGCTGCGCCTACGCCGTCGTCGCCACCGGCCACCTGGCCGCCGGCATCGAGACCAACACCTCCTACGACCGGCCCGCCGGCGCCACCACCTGGGAGAACGGCCGGCTGTGGCGGCAGACCACCCAGGGCGACGGCTTCGTCAGGGCGCAGCTGGGCTGCGGCCAGTGGACCCACCGGGCGGCCGGACAACCGTCCCCCACTCCCGACTCCGCTTCAGCGGGAGGTGCCCCCAACGCCACCGACCCGCTGCCGTACGCGACCGTCATCGTCACCCGCGACCGCAACGGCGACGGCACGGCCGACTGGCAGGACGCCGCCATCGCGCTGCGCGACATCATGGTGATGCCGCTGGGCGCCGACGCACAGCATCTGCGGGTCGTCCCGCACATCCCGTTCAACTTCGCCAGCCAGGCCACCAACCCCTTTCTCGCCACCCTCGACAACGTCAAACGGATCGCGCTGGCCACCGACGGGCTGCGGCAGTTCACCCTGCTCAAGGGCTACCAGTCCGAGGGCCACGACTCCGCACACCCCGACTACGGCGGCAACTACAACGAACGGGCCGGCGGCCTCACCGACCTCAACACCCTGCTGCGCGCCGGAAAGAAGTGGCACAGCGACTTCGCGGTGCACGTCAACGCCACCGAGTCCTACCCCGTCGCCCACGCCTTCTCCGAGCGCCTCGTCAACAAGGACGACAAGCAGTGGGACTGGCTCGACCAGTCCTACCGCATCGACGCCCGCCGCGATCTGGTCTCCGGCGACATCGCCCGGCGCTTCGCCCAGCTGCGCAAGGAGACCGACCCCGCGCTGAACACCCTCTACATCGACGTCTTCCGCGAGTCCGGCTGGAACTCCGACCGCCTCCAGCGCCATCTGCGCGACCAGGGCTGGCAGGTCACCACCGAATGGGGCCACGGACTGGAACGCTCCGCCCTGTGGTCGCACTGGGCGACGGAGACCGACTACGGGCCCGACACCTCACGCGGTATCAACTCCCGGCTGATCCGCTTCCTGCGCAACCACCACAAGGACGTCTTCGCCGACAAGTGGCCCACGCTGCTCGGCAACCCCCGGATGGGCAACTTCGAGGGCTGGGTCGGCAAGACCGACTGGCACACCTTCCACACCCTCATCTGGACCGACGCGCTGCCCGCCAAATACCTGCAGGCGTACCCGATCAGGACCTGGGGCGCACACGAGATCACCTTCGAGGGCCCCACCCGGACCTCCGTCAGCGACGCGGAAGGCGCCCGCAAGATCACCACCGACGGCCGGCTCGTCTACGACGACGGCACCTACCTGCTCCCCTGGGAGCCGCGCCGGGCCACCGACCCGGACCGGCTCTACCACTACAACCCCCGAGGCGGCACCACCACCTGGTCCCTGCCCCGCGGCTGGCGGGGCAGCGCAGCCGTCTACGCCTACCGGCTCACCGACCAGGGCCGCACCCAGGAAACCCGGGTCCCCGTCAGCGGCGGCCGGATCACCCTCACCGCCCGGCCCGGGGTGGCCTATGTGGTCCACCGCACCAAGGCCCCCGCCCAGGGCGACCCCCACTGGGGCGAGGGCACCCCGCTGACCGACCCCGGCTTCCACTCCGGAACCCTCGACGGCCGGCAGGTCACCGGCCCGGCCTCGGTCCGGCTCAGCAAGCTGGGCGACTACGAGCTGGTCATCGGCGCGGGCGCCGCCGCCACCGTCGCCCAGAAACTCGCCCGGCTCGCCCCCGGCAGCTACGCCGCCTCGGTCCAGGTCGAGGTCGGCGCCACGGCGGGCGAACGACGACGGGCCGGCCTGGAGATCCGCACCGCCGACGGCCTCACCGCCACCAACTGGACCGACACCTCCACCGCCGGCAACTACGTCGCCGCCGACCGCAAATCCGGCACCCGCTTCCAGCGTCTCTTCACCCACTTCACCGTCCCCGAGGGCGGCGGCCCGGTCACCCTCACCCTGACCGCGGCGGCCGGCCGGGCCCGCGTCCGCTTCGACAACCTCCGCGTCGTGCCCGCCCGGCCCACCACCAGGAAAGGCGCCCTGGCCTACGAGGACTTCGAGCACGTCCCCCAGGGCTGGGGCGTCTTCGTCAAGGGCGACGCGGGCGGCAGCACCGACCCCCGCACCCATATCGCCCAGCGGCACGCCCCGTTCACCCAGCGCGGCTGGAACGGCAAGGCCGTCGACGACGTCCTCGACGGCGGCCAGTCGCTCAAGTCACGCGGCGAGAACACCGGGCTCGTCTACCGGACGGTCCCGCACACCGTCCGCTTCACCCCCGGCCGCCGCTACCGGGTCACCTTCCGCTACGCGAACGAGAAGGCCGCCCAGTACGCCTGGATCACCGCCGTCGACGAGCCCGCACCCCGCGAACTGACCCGCACCCCGCTGCCCGTCGCGACACGGCCGGCCACCCACACCTACGAGTTCACCGCGCCCGACGCCGGCGAGGCCTGGGTGGGGCTGCGCAAGACGGGCGACGACGGGACCGCGGAGTTCGTCCTCGACACCTTCGAGGTCCGCGAGGTGTGA
- a CDS encoding glycoside hydrolase family 35 protein produces the protein MTRFEVGERDFLLDGRPVRLLSGALHYFRVHEAQWDHRLAMLRAMGLNCVETYVPWNLHEPRPGEFRDPEALGRFLDAARAAGLWAIVRPGPYICAEWENGGMPEWLTGPLGRRVRTRDAEYLRAVDAWFGRLLPQVVARQCDAGGPVIMVQAENEYGSYGSDSAYLAWLVDRLWALGVRVPLCTSDGPEDHMLSGGGVPGVLATVNFGSGAREALAALRRHQAGGPLMCMEFWCGWFTHWGRAQEPRAPEEAAGALREILECGASVNIYMAHGGTSFGGWAGANRAGELQDGVLRSTVTSYDYGAPVDERGRPTEKFWRFREVLAGYAEGPLPQVPEAPRVLADPVRAVVGEWAPAEDVMAALGGAEVEGGGPATFEELGVDRGVVRYRVAVPGPRGRYPLRVRGLRDRAVVWVDGELRAVVDTEDAVVGEVAGPASVEVWVASLGRVNYGPRLGESKGIVGGLLHERQFLHGVRSRGLRLDALEEAGALARVPFRAVEGAGGGAGLYRGTLTVAGRPGDAGLALPGWRHGFAWINGFCLGRYWDEGPQRTLYVPGPVLREGVNELLVWEWEGAPAPVGEEAGAPGLYPCAAGR, from the coding sequence GTGACGCGGTTCGAGGTGGGTGAGCGGGACTTCTTGCTGGACGGGCGGCCGGTGCGGCTGCTGTCCGGCGCGTTGCACTACTTCCGGGTGCACGAGGCGCAGTGGGACCACCGGCTGGCGATGCTGCGGGCGATGGGCCTGAACTGTGTGGAGACGTATGTGCCGTGGAATCTGCACGAGCCGCGGCCCGGTGAGTTCCGGGACCCGGAGGCGCTGGGGCGGTTCCTGGACGCGGCGCGGGCGGCGGGGCTGTGGGCGATCGTCCGGCCGGGGCCGTACATCTGCGCGGAGTGGGAGAACGGCGGGATGCCGGAGTGGCTGACCGGGCCGCTGGGGCGGCGGGTGCGGACCCGGGACGCGGAGTATCTGCGGGCGGTGGACGCCTGGTTCGGGCGGCTGCTGCCGCAGGTCGTGGCGCGGCAGTGTGACGCGGGCGGCCCGGTGATCATGGTGCAGGCGGAGAACGAGTACGGCTCGTACGGCAGCGACAGCGCGTATCTGGCGTGGCTCGTGGACCGGCTGTGGGCGCTGGGGGTACGGGTGCCGCTGTGCACGTCGGACGGGCCCGAGGACCACATGCTCAGCGGTGGCGGGGTTCCGGGGGTGCTCGCGACCGTCAACTTCGGTTCCGGGGCGCGGGAGGCGCTGGCGGCGCTGCGGCGCCATCAGGCGGGCGGGCCGTTGATGTGTATGGAGTTCTGGTGCGGCTGGTTCACGCACTGGGGGCGGGCACAGGAGCCGCGGGCGCCGGAGGAGGCGGCGGGGGCGCTGCGGGAGATTCTGGAGTGCGGGGCGTCGGTCAACATCTACATGGCGCACGGCGGGACGAGCTTCGGCGGGTGGGCGGGCGCGAACCGCGCGGGTGAGCTGCAGGACGGGGTGCTGCGGTCGACGGTCACCTCGTACGACTACGGGGCGCCGGTCGATGAACGCGGGCGGCCCACGGAGAAGTTCTGGCGGTTCCGGGAGGTGCTCGCCGGGTACGCGGAGGGGCCGCTGCCCCAGGTGCCGGAGGCGCCGCGGGTGCTGGCGGACCCGGTGCGGGCGGTGGTCGGGGAGTGGGCGCCCGCCGAGGACGTGATGGCGGCCCTGGGTGGTGCGGAGGTGGAGGGGGGCGGTCCGGCGACGTTCGAGGAGCTGGGCGTGGACCGGGGGGTGGTGCGCTACCGGGTGGCGGTGCCGGGGCCGCGGGGCCGGTATCCGTTGCGGGTGCGCGGGCTGCGGGACCGGGCGGTGGTGTGGGTCGACGGGGAGCTGCGGGCGGTGGTGGACACCGAGGACGCCGTGGTCGGGGAGGTGGCCGGGCCGGCGTCGGTGGAGGTGTGGGTGGCGTCCCTGGGGCGGGTCAACTACGGTCCGCGGCTCGGCGAGTCCAAGGGGATCGTGGGCGGGCTGCTGCACGAGCGGCAGTTTCTGCACGGCGTGCGGTCGCGGGGGCTGCGGCTGGACGCGCTGGAGGAGGCCGGGGCGTTGGCGCGGGTGCCGTTCCGGGCGGTGGAGGGGGCCGGTGGCGGGGCGGGGCTGTACCGGGGGACGCTGACGGTGGCGGGGCGGCCCGGTGACGCCGGTCTCGCGCTGCCGGGGTGGCGGCACGGGTTCGCCTGGATCAACGGGTTCTGTCTGGGGCGCTATTGGGACGAGGGGCCGCAGCGCACGCTGTATGTGCCGGGTCCGGTGCTGCGCGAGGGCGTCAACGAGCTGCTGGTGTGGGAGTGGGAGGGCGCCCCGGCCCCGGTGGGGGAAGAGGCGGGGGCGCCCGGTCTGTATCCCTGCGCGGCGGGGCGCTGA
- a CDS encoding helix-turn-helix domain-containing protein, with protein sequence MYHTWMRYFTPSPVHHRLGLVCLGVGLQHGTLPTVGPRTLDHHVALVISAGRGWFTAPDGRRRPVTAPALLWLVPGVPHHYGADPETGWDESFVDFTGPAAATYTELGYIEPDRPLVPLADTGPARTAIGRIARAARRGNPLLEVETSAAVHELLVALRRARADTDADGDPVLQALARDAFLPLSVAEHAARHGMTPAELRTAVRRGAGCSPKDYLLAIRLGRAKELLVGTELPVSAVARRVGYDDPAYFSRLFTRRVGTAPVRFRDRQVHNVPGGWSTQIPDPDDPPVVSG encoded by the coding sequence GTGTACCACACCTGGATGCGGTACTTCACTCCGAGCCCGGTCCACCACCGGCTCGGCCTGGTGTGCCTGGGCGTCGGACTCCAGCACGGCACCCTCCCCACGGTCGGCCCGCGCACCCTCGACCACCACGTCGCCCTCGTCATCAGCGCCGGCCGCGGCTGGTTCACCGCCCCCGACGGCCGCCGCCGCCCGGTCACCGCCCCCGCACTGCTGTGGCTCGTCCCCGGCGTACCGCACCACTACGGGGCCGACCCCGAGACCGGCTGGGACGAGAGCTTCGTCGACTTCACCGGGCCCGCCGCCGCGACCTACACCGAGCTGGGCTACATCGAGCCCGACCGCCCGCTCGTACCGCTCGCGGACACCGGCCCGGCGCGGACCGCCATCGGCCGGATCGCGCGGGCGGCCCGGCGCGGCAACCCCCTGCTGGAGGTGGAGACTTCCGCCGCCGTCCATGAACTCCTGGTCGCCCTGCGCCGCGCCCGCGCCGACACCGACGCCGACGGCGACCCCGTCCTCCAGGCCCTGGCCCGCGACGCCTTCCTCCCGCTCTCGGTCGCCGAGCACGCCGCCCGGCACGGTATGACCCCCGCCGAACTCCGCACCGCCGTACGGCGCGGCGCCGGCTGCAGCCCCAAGGACTACCTGCTGGCGATACGCCTGGGCCGGGCCAAGGAACTCCTGGTGGGCACCGAACTCCCGGTCTCTGCGGTGGCCCGCCGCGTCGGCTACGACGACCCGGCCTACTTCAGCCGCCTGTTCACCCGCCGGGTCGGCACCGCCCCCGTACGCTTCCGCGACCGCCAGGTCCACAACGTCCCCGGCGGCTGGTCCACCCAGATCCCGGACCCGGACGATCCACCGGTGGTGAGCGGGTAG
- the pepN gene encoding aminopeptidase N — protein sequence MPALQRDEAQTRARLIDVHRYDIALDLTQGEDRFGSRTVIQFTARADGDTFVELKPAELHSVTLDGDPLDPAALDDNRLPLTGLTPGAHELRVDATMRYSRTGEGMHRFTDPADGESYVYTQLFLDDVQRVFAAFDQPDLKAVFAVTVTAPTDWSVLGNGIATQRDPGHWTLAPTPLISSYLVAVAAGPWHTIRTEHAGLPFGIHCRRSLAPHLDADAEEILDLTRRCFDRYHEIFTEPYPFDSYDQAFVPEFNAGAMENPGLVTFRDEFVYRSAVTDTERQTRGVVIAHEMAHMWFGDLVTLQWWDDIWLNESFAEYMGYQVLAEATRFTDTWTDFAVARKGWGYDADQRPSTHPVAPTPADVPDTASALLNFDGISYAKGASALRQLVAWMGEKDFLTGINEHFARHRFGNATLADFIDSLARATDRDVHAWAARWLRTTGADTLTPVVREAADGNWSVSVEQTGSQDGTRPHRLTIGLYDHDRTTTGRLVPREPLSWDVPDDGVHAGTGGRPALLLLNDEDLTYAKVRLDAVSWDTALGALSGLPDPLTRAVVWMAARDMVRDGELAPTAYLDAARAHLPYETDLALVQGVLAFARTQIADHYLPHSERRTALATLTALSRDILRRTEGPEHGAEAGLRLTAVRAFIDSATTPEGIQDWLDDGSVPGGPRLDPELRWRIFGRLATLGATTPDAIDAELARDPSATGREGAARCHAALPDPAAKQAAWDALFTTDAGAALSNYLFTATATGFWAPEQHELLRPYVARYFTDVPALAAARGPALAAAAGRYAFPDTFVEDETLRLGEACLADGDPSPALRRKLLDQLDDLRRALRVRAAAGSA from the coding sequence ATGCCCGCACTGCAGCGCGACGAGGCGCAGACCCGAGCCCGGCTCATCGACGTCCACCGCTACGACATCGCCCTCGACCTCACCCAAGGCGAGGACCGGTTCGGCTCCCGCACGGTCATCCAGTTCACCGCGCGAGCCGACGGCGACACCTTCGTCGAGCTCAAACCCGCCGAGCTGCACTCCGTCACCCTCGACGGCGACCCCCTCGACCCGGCCGCCCTCGACGACAACCGGCTCCCGCTCACCGGCCTCACCCCCGGCGCCCACGAACTGCGCGTGGACGCCACCATGCGCTACTCCCGCACCGGCGAAGGCATGCACCGCTTCACCGACCCCGCCGACGGCGAGAGCTACGTCTACACCCAGCTGTTCCTCGACGACGTCCAGCGCGTCTTCGCCGCCTTCGACCAGCCCGACCTCAAGGCCGTGTTCGCGGTCACCGTCACCGCCCCCACGGACTGGTCCGTCCTCGGCAACGGCATCGCCACCCAACGCGACCCCGGCCACTGGACCCTCGCCCCGACCCCGCTCATCAGCAGCTACCTCGTCGCGGTCGCCGCCGGCCCCTGGCACACGATCCGCACCGAACACGCCGGACTGCCCTTCGGCATCCACTGCCGCCGTTCGCTGGCCCCCCACCTCGACGCCGACGCCGAGGAAATCCTCGACCTCACCCGCCGCTGCTTCGACCGCTACCACGAGATCTTCACGGAGCCCTACCCCTTCGACTCCTACGACCAGGCCTTCGTCCCCGAATTCAACGCCGGCGCCATGGAGAACCCCGGCCTGGTCACCTTCCGCGACGAATTCGTCTACCGCTCCGCCGTCACCGACACCGAACGCCAGACCCGCGGCGTCGTGATCGCCCACGAGATGGCCCACATGTGGTTCGGCGACCTGGTCACCCTCCAGTGGTGGGACGACATCTGGCTGAACGAGTCCTTCGCCGAATACATGGGCTACCAGGTCCTGGCCGAAGCCACGCGGTTCACCGACACCTGGACCGACTTCGCCGTCGCCCGCAAGGGCTGGGGCTACGACGCCGACCAGCGGCCCTCCACCCACCCCGTCGCCCCCACCCCCGCAGACGTCCCCGACACCGCCTCCGCGCTCCTCAACTTCGACGGCATCTCCTACGCCAAGGGCGCCTCCGCACTGCGCCAACTCGTCGCCTGGATGGGGGAGAAGGACTTCCTCACCGGCATCAACGAGCACTTCGCCCGGCACCGCTTCGGCAACGCCACCCTCGCCGACTTCATCGACTCCCTCGCCCGCGCCACCGACCGCGATGTCCACGCCTGGGCCGCACGCTGGCTGCGCACCACCGGAGCCGACACCCTCACCCCCGTCGTACGGGAAGCCGCGGACGGCAACTGGAGCGTGTCCGTCGAACAGACCGGAAGCCAGGACGGCACCCGCCCGCACCGGCTCACCATCGGGCTCTACGACCACGACCGCACCACCACGGGCCGCCTCGTGCCGCGCGAACCGCTGTCCTGGGACGTGCCCGACGACGGCGTCCACGCGGGCACCGGCGGCCGCCCCGCCCTGCTCCTCCTCAACGACGAGGACCTCACCTACGCCAAGGTCCGCCTCGACGCCGTCTCCTGGGACACCGCTCTCGGCGCCCTGTCCGGCCTCCCCGACCCGCTGACCCGCGCCGTCGTGTGGATGGCCGCCCGCGACATGGTCCGCGACGGCGAACTCGCCCCCACCGCCTACCTGGACGCCGCCCGCGCCCACCTCCCGTACGAAACCGACCTGGCCCTCGTCCAGGGCGTCCTCGCCTTCGCCCGCACCCAGATCGCCGACCACTACCTCCCGCACAGCGAACGCCGCACCGCCCTCGCCACCCTCACCGCCCTCAGCCGCGACATACTCCGGCGCACCGAAGGCCCCGAACACGGCGCCGAAGCAGGACTGCGGCTCACCGCCGTACGCGCCTTCATCGACAGCGCCACCACCCCCGAGGGCATCCAGGACTGGCTCGACGACGGCAGCGTCCCCGGCGGCCCCCGCCTCGACCCCGAACTGCGCTGGCGCATCTTCGGCCGGCTCGCCACCCTCGGCGCCACGACCCCCGACGCCATCGACGCCGAACTCGCCCGCGACCCCAGCGCCACCGGCCGCGAGGGCGCCGCCCGCTGCCACGCCGCGCTCCCCGACCCGGCCGCCAAACAAGCCGCCTGGGACGCGCTGTTCACCACCGACGCCGGGGCCGCCCTCTCCAACTACCTCTTCACCGCCACCGCCACCGGCTTCTGGGCCCCCGAACAGCACGAGCTGCTCCGTCCCTACGTCGCCCGCTACTTCACCGACGTCCCCGCCCTCGCCGCCGCACGCGGCCCGGCCCTCGCCGCGGCCGCCGGCCGCTACGCCTTCCCCGACACCTTCGTCGAGGACGAGACCCTCCGGCTCGGCGAGGCCTGCCTCGCCGACGGCGACCCGAGCCCCGCCCTGCGCCGTAAGCTCCTCGACCAGCTCGACGACCTGCGGCGGGCCCTTCGGGTACGCGCCGCGGCGGGCAGCGCCTGA
- a CDS encoding pyridoxal phosphate-dependent decarboxylase family protein, with amino-acid sequence MPVPPAGTALAGGTNGPRALRPLLDTVLDALTTGAEDRAGPLPPGGPETVARTVRDACHPLLPDHGSGPHAALRTLVHTLAAGAADPADPHCAAHLHCPPLALATAADLAAAALNPSMDSWDQAPAASALEALTSRALAALVYPQATDPDALVTTGGTESNQLALLLAREAAATDGTATDPHRPARPLRIVCGANAHHSIHRSAWLLGLPEPLTLPTPDGLLTPDTVHSCLANLAGRTGPVLLVATAGTTDSGAIDPLPALADLAERHGARFHVDAAYGGALLFSDTHRAALDGLARAHTVALDLHKLGWQPVAAGLLAVPGPATLTPLAHQADYLNADDDTEAGLPDLLSRSLRTTRRPDILKIAVTLKALGRHGLGELVDRTLAAAQTLADLIEAHPRYELHSRPTLSTVLFRPTGADHTTLATIRRTLLTDGQAVLGRATTPTGLWLKATLLNPHTQPGDLTTLLKLVEGHTPR; translated from the coding sequence ATGCCTGTGCCCCCTGCCGGCACCGCCCTCGCAGGCGGCACCAACGGCCCCCGCGCACTCCGCCCCCTCCTCGACACCGTCCTCGACGCCCTCACCACCGGCGCCGAGGACCGCGCCGGCCCCCTGCCGCCCGGCGGCCCCGAGACGGTCGCCCGCACCGTACGCGACGCCTGCCACCCCCTGCTCCCCGACCACGGCAGCGGCCCGCACGCCGCCCTGCGCACCCTCGTCCACACCCTCGCCGCCGGCGCCGCCGACCCCGCCGACCCGCACTGCGCCGCCCATCTGCACTGCCCGCCGCTGGCCCTCGCCACCGCCGCCGACCTCGCCGCCGCCGCCCTCAACCCCTCCATGGACTCCTGGGACCAGGCCCCCGCCGCCTCCGCCCTCGAAGCCCTCACCAGCCGCGCACTCGCCGCGCTGGTCTACCCCCAGGCCACCGACCCCGACGCCCTGGTCACCACCGGCGGCACCGAATCCAACCAGCTCGCCCTCCTCCTCGCCCGCGAAGCCGCCGCAACCGACGGCACCGCGACAGACCCCCACCGGCCCGCCCGCCCCCTGAGGATCGTCTGCGGCGCCAACGCCCACCACAGCATCCACCGCTCCGCCTGGCTCCTGGGCCTCCCCGAACCCCTCACCCTCCCCACCCCCGACGGCCTCCTCACCCCCGACACCGTCCACAGCTGCCTGGCCAACCTCGCCGGACGCACCGGCCCCGTCCTCCTCGTCGCCACCGCGGGCACCACCGACTCCGGCGCCATCGACCCCCTCCCCGCCCTCGCCGACCTCGCCGAACGGCACGGCGCCCGCTTCCACGTCGACGCCGCCTACGGCGGAGCCCTCCTCTTCAGCGACACCCACCGCGCCGCCCTGGACGGCCTCGCCCGCGCCCACACTGTCGCCCTCGACCTGCACAAACTCGGCTGGCAACCCGTCGCGGCCGGTCTCCTCGCCGTCCCCGGGCCCGCCACCCTGACCCCCCTCGCCCACCAGGCCGACTACCTCAACGCCGACGACGACACCGAAGCCGGCCTCCCCGACCTGCTCAGCCGCTCACTGCGCACCACCCGCCGCCCCGACATCCTCAAAATCGCCGTCACCCTCAAAGCCCTCGGCCGCCACGGCCTCGGCGAACTCGTCGACCGCACCCTCGCCGCCGCCCAGACCCTCGCCGACCTCATCGAGGCCCACCCCCGCTACGAACTCCACTCCCGCCCCACCCTCAGCACCGTCCTCTTCCGCCCCACCGGCGCCGACCACACCACCCTCGCCACCATCCGCCGCACCCTCCTCACCGACGGACAGGCCGTCCTCGGCCGCGCCACCACCCCCACCGGCCTCTGGCTCAAAGCCACCCTCCTCAACCCCCACACCCAACCCGGAGACCTCACCACCCTCCTCAAACTCGTGGAAGGCCACACCCCCAGATGA